A single genomic interval of Lusitaniella coriacea LEGE 07157 harbors:
- a CDS encoding CU044_2847 family protein, translating to MKQLVEFTLEDGSTILVEVEEPPTPGPEPVSRPGEIAAKAKKTFAQALDDLQPMMKQMRKKIDAFSESGDEIEVKFGVKLSGQVGAVVTAGAEASYEVTVKWSKK from the coding sequence ATGAAACAACTGGTAGAATTCACCCTCGAAGATGGCAGCACGATCTTAGTCGAAGTAGAGGAACCGCCAACCCCCGGCCCAGAACCCGTTTCTCGACCCGGTGAGATTGCCGCCAAAGCAAAAAAAACTTTCGCGCAAGCTTTAGATGACTTACAGCCAATGATGAAGCAGATGAGGAAGAAGATTGATGCTTTCAGCGAATCGGGCGATGAAATCGAAGTGAAATTTGGCGTGAAACTGAGCGGTCAAGTTGGGGCTGTGGTTACGGCGGGTGCAGAAGCGAGTTACGAGGTGACGGTGAAGTGGAGTAAGAAGTGA
- a CDS encoding VMAP-C domain-containing protein, with amino-acid sequence MSDKFLAYQKAIARILDSDGRISGTGFLVSENYLFTCAHVIIQALGLNQESFLETPQALISLDFPNYPTQLERKGIERKATVIIWKPCLEFFQSKLLNAQVGEDIALLELNEPLSCDELESISLTPVENPWDHEFRVYGFPNNYNLGLSTMGKLRTLQGRRWVQLKVDANEPPIEGGFSGAPLWDETVEGVIGMTVAAEKCDPQGNRAREVSFAIPASILQKIWLRQGRLIELLRPCKKSLKQQIQRAYNACRPPAWNGEQPTTLVEIVSALNDLDERDSANREYSPLVEFAVRLANCAEITNVLRQDLQMWVELTFELDGKEFARLRDRLANRQTNPQEPDPKSSLLISLDDREVKAQYQIQAWLIESDKIENSSARPKQQELNDDSKDDSRESSYYSFPQLASQMPKPIADLLDEVFDKIEGELQIEVFVPFDILHLAPDSWEYEMDWDSPRPIGCHCPVVLRVWDRLGYKKPYKKRFASQWKKRWKRKKNDESHCCSQVLVCSDRADDEIYTDWATEIAIGLRKTKTPKPGKGGLFSFLMVEGVPIALWLRQDFDRCCSGEQYQELLNAPLWELPQKLRIVRNAPRDRDTHIGHHLSLLWDNPYKVPPDSPLYNAFI; translated from the coding sequence GTGAGCGATAAGTTTCTGGCTTACCAAAAGGCGATCGCGCGCATTTTGGATTCAGATGGTCGAATATCGGGTACGGGATTTCTTGTCTCGGAAAATTATCTCTTCACTTGCGCCCACGTTATTATTCAAGCCTTGGGACTCAACCAAGAGTCATTCCTGGAAACTCCCCAAGCTCTAATTTCCCTGGATTTTCCGAATTACCCAACTCAACTGGAGCGTAAGGGAATAGAGCGTAAGGCAACGGTTATTATTTGGAAACCTTGTCTGGAGTTTTTTCAAAGCAAACTGTTAAATGCCCAAGTTGGGGAAGATATTGCCCTATTAGAACTGAACGAACCCCTCTCTTGCGATGAGTTAGAATCCATCTCATTAACCCCAGTAGAAAATCCTTGGGATCATGAGTTTCGCGTTTATGGATTTCCCAATAACTACAATTTAGGGTTATCGACAATGGGAAAGCTGCGAACGCTTCAAGGTCGTCGCTGGGTGCAACTGAAAGTCGATGCCAATGAGCCTCCCATTGAAGGAGGATTTAGCGGTGCGCCGTTATGGGATGAAACCGTGGAGGGAGTGATTGGCATGACCGTTGCCGCAGAAAAATGCGATCCACAGGGGAATCGAGCCAGAGAAGTTTCCTTTGCAATTCCCGCATCAATTCTTCAAAAAATTTGGTTGCGACAAGGACGATTAATCGAACTCCTCAGACCTTGTAAAAAATCGCTGAAACAGCAAATCCAGAGAGCGTACAATGCTTGTCGCCCTCCTGCGTGGAATGGAGAACAACCCACGACACTCGTTGAAATTGTCAGCGCTCTCAATGATTTGGACGAGCGTGATTCGGCAAACAGAGAATATAGCCCCCTGGTTGAGTTTGCCGTTCGTCTGGCGAATTGTGCGGAAATAACTAATGTCCTGCGCCAAGACCTGCAAATGTGGGTTGAGTTAACCTTTGAGTTAGACGGCAAGGAATTTGCTCGACTGCGCGATCGCCTCGCCAATCGTCAAACCAATCCTCAAGAGCCAGACCCCAAATCCAGCTTATTGATTTCCCTTGACGATCGAGAAGTCAAAGCTCAATACCAAATCCAAGCTTGGTTAATTGAAAGCGACAAGATTGAAAATTCCAGCGCTCGACCCAAACAACAAGAGTTGAATGATGACTCAAAAGATGACTCAAGGGAATCTAGCTATTATTCATTCCCGCAATTGGCAAGTCAAATGCCAAAACCCATTGCAGACTTACTCGATGAAGTGTTTGACAAGATTGAGGGCGAACTGCAAATAGAAGTTTTTGTCCCCTTTGATATTCTTCATTTAGCGCCCGATTCTTGGGAATACGAGATGGACTGGGATAGCCCTCGCCCGATTGGATGTCATTGTCCTGTCGTGTTGCGGGTTTGGGATCGTCTGGGATACAAAAAGCCTTATAAAAAACGATTTGCTTCTCAGTGGAAAAAAAGATGGAAGCGCAAAAAAAACGATGAGTCCCATTGTTGCAGTCAAGTTTTGGTATGCAGCGATCGCGCGGATGATGAAATTTATACAGATTGGGCAACAGAAATCGCAATCGGGCTGAGAAAGACAAAAACTCCCAAGCCAGGGAAAGGAGGGTTATTTTCTTTCCTGATGGTAGAAGGTGTGCCAATTGCCCTCTGGCTCAGGCAAGATTTCGATCGATGTTGCAGTGGGGAACAATACCAAGAACTTCTGAATGCGCCCTTGTGGGAACTGCCTCAGAAGCTCAGAATTGTTAGAAATGCTCCCCGCGATCGCGACACCCATATCGGGCATCACCTCTCGCTTCTGTGGGACAATCCCTACAAAGTTCCTCCCGATTCTCCTTTGTATAACGCTTTTATCTAG
- a CDS encoding AAA family ATPase, whose translation MTTWKIFNGNGTIKKDWELPDPPSWRRFGYQVEDRGAKFIAQGDEIELVNAALYLRRPLLVTGRPGTGKTSLAYAVARELGLGEVLVWPIATRSTLQEGLYRYDAIGRLRDSQQPSPSNSPKEDSGQSRKSTPEDIGKYIRLGPLGTAMLSSPKPRALLIDEIDKSDIDLPNDLLNIFEEGEFDIPELVRIKEEQAEVEVQTYYRRDGEQTYKIPGGLVQATTFPFVIMTSNGEREFPPAFLRRCLRLDMKEPNEEFLKKIVKKHLVDKKGELPQEIEDLIQEFLKRRDKQQKNLATDQLLNAIYLVTQERAPTEKDLKKLRDRLFQSLSES comes from the coding sequence ATGACCACTTGGAAGATTTTTAACGGCAACGGCACGATCAAAAAAGACTGGGAACTTCCCGACCCTCCCAGTTGGCGGCGCTTTGGCTATCAAGTGGAAGATCGCGGCGCTAAGTTTATCGCTCAGGGAGATGAAATCGAACTGGTCAACGCGGCGCTCTATCTGCGCCGTCCTCTGTTGGTCACGGGAAGACCGGGAACCGGGAAAACCAGTCTCGCCTACGCGGTGGCGCGGGAATTGGGACTGGGAGAAGTGTTAGTCTGGCCCATTGCGACGCGCTCCACGTTGCAAGAGGGGTTGTATCGCTACGATGCCATCGGTCGCCTGCGCGATAGTCAACAACCGAGTCCGTCCAACTCCCCTAAAGAGGATTCGGGTCAGTCTCGAAAAAGCACACCGGAAGATATCGGTAAATACATTCGTTTGGGGCCCTTGGGAACAGCGATGCTATCTTCCCCTAAACCGCGCGCCTTGCTGATTGACGAAATCGATAAAAGCGACATCGATTTGCCCAACGACCTATTGAATATCTTTGAGGAAGGGGAATTCGATATTCCCGAATTGGTCAGGATTAAGGAGGAACAGGCGGAAGTTGAGGTGCAGACTTATTATCGGCGCGATGGAGAACAAACCTACAAAATTCCAGGGGGATTGGTGCAAGCGACGACGTTTCCCTTTGTGATTATGACCAGTAACGGAGAGCGGGAATTTCCCCCAGCATTTCTGCGGCGGTGTTTGCGTTTGGATATGAAGGAACCGAATGAGGAATTCCTCAAAAAAATTGTCAAAAAGCATTTGGTCGATAAAAAAGGAGAGTTACCCCAAGAGATAGAAGACTTGATTCAAGAGTTTTTGAAGCGACGCGACAAACAACAAAAAAACTTGGCAACCGACCAACTGCTCAATGCCATTTATCTGGTTACCCAAGAGCGCGCCCCCACGGAGAAAGACCTGAAGAAATTGCGCGATCGCCTTTTTCAATCTTTGAGCGAGTCCTAG
- a CDS encoding tyrosine-type recombinase/integrase: protein MRPPLVLDDPEDLSLGVPLSLAQHPARVYLDSLAPGSRPTMKQSLDAIARLLTSGQCDGDTLDWAKLRYRHTSALRTALKVRYAPATASKMLCALRRVLKEALRLDLIDPLDYSKAVDLGRIKETRTLRGRALSSEEIAALMATCDLARPIDLRDAALMAILRGAGLRRAEVAALAVRDFDPETGALAVRRGKGNKDRTAYLPSGAISFLRAWLAVRGEAPGALLCPIRKGGHLEIRAMCADAVLKILRRRAKQAGIEAFSPHDFRRTFCSDLLDAGVDIVTVQKLAGHASPATTAKYDRRGEETKRRAVQKLRF, encoded by the coding sequence ATGCGCCCTCCGCTCGTTCTCGATGACCCAGAAGACCTTTCCCTCGGAGTCCCCCTCTCTTTAGCCCAGCATCCGGCGCGGGTTTACCTCGACTCCCTCGCCCCCGGTTCCCGTCCGACGATGAAACAATCCCTCGACGCGATCGCGCGCCTGCTCACCTCGGGACAGTGCGACGGGGATACCCTCGATTGGGCGAAGTTGCGCTACCGCCACACCTCGGCGCTGCGAACCGCACTCAAAGTGCGCTACGCTCCGGCGACGGCTTCTAAGATGCTCTGTGCCTTGCGGCGCGTTCTCAAAGAGGCGCTGCGCCTGGATTTAATTGACCCCCTCGATTACTCGAAAGCCGTGGATTTGGGCAGAATTAAGGAAACGCGAACCCTCAGAGGTCGGGCGCTCTCGTCCGAGGAAATTGCGGCGTTGATGGCAACCTGCGATCTCGCTCGACCGATCGATCTCCGGGATGCGGCGCTGATGGCGATCCTGCGCGGTGCGGGGTTGCGTCGGGCGGAAGTGGCGGCGCTGGCGGTGCGGGATTTCGACCCAGAAACGGGAGCGCTGGCAGTGCGCCGGGGCAAGGGCAATAAAGACCGGACGGCGTATTTACCGTCCGGGGCAATTTCCTTCCTGCGCGCTTGGTTGGCAGTGCGGGGGGAGGCTCCCGGCGCGCTGCTCTGTCCGATTCGCAAGGGGGGACATCTTGAGATCCGCGCGATGTGTGCCGATGCGGTGTTGAAAATCCTGCGGCGACGGGCGAAACAAGCGGGGATAGAAGCCTTTAGTCCCCACGATTTTCGGCGAACCTTTTGCTCGGATTTGTTGGATGCGGGGGTGGATATCGTTACGGTGCAGAAGTTGGCGGGTCATGCTTCTCCGGCGACGACGGCGAAGTACGATCGTCGCGGGGAGGAAACGAAACGCAGGGCGGTTCAGAAGTTGAGATTTTGA
- a CDS encoding AIPR family protein, whose product MSDQLSTFHIKQVEAELDGLFAELIDMTDYAEKKANEKQLAFRSRALAAYSLHILAEASPSQASDAVVDGYDDNGIDALLFQKKQNTLWLVQSKWIKNGKSTPKAGEMRSFKDGIFDLLNFSIHKHERFNEKFEYKEEDINSALNSPGLKIKVIIAHTGSKLARHSRDVLDDLIEGLNDGEEIASLEEFNLEKAFKAVYERNNPEDIEVRFKLSHWGMIVEPYKAFYGQINAADVGKWWVQHKNKLFDQNIREFLGDSDVNEEMAKTLENAPELFWYFNNGITVLCQEISKVGAKKDRQRGEFNAKGISIVNGAQTIGCIGALYQDSSQELKEIIEDAEISIRFICLENCEEDFGEKVTRATNTQNKVESRDFVALDSQQERLSREFKTCGKKYHYKRTAETIERNDKNYELEEATVALACASRDVKLVMTAKQELSKLWSDPSQPPYTTLFNHHVHALQLYRQIDVKREVEAIIKNRQGKNSSKTEDALFKHGKLFVLHLVFQKIPKDIFSNDTSEKDFYIYNKNKLPELIQETIKRAEDYLKKNYKQGQLWHLFRNVKKLRGIQSFILKNT is encoded by the coding sequence ATGAGCGATCAATTATCTACATTTCACATCAAGCAGGTAGAAGCTGAACTGGATGGGCTTTTTGCTGAGCTAATAGATATGACGGATTATGCAGAGAAAAAAGCAAATGAGAAGCAACTCGCTTTCAGAAGTCGAGCGCTAGCAGCTTATTCGCTCCATATTTTAGCTGAGGCTAGTCCTAGCCAAGCCTCTGACGCTGTTGTTGATGGATATGACGATAATGGGATTGATGCACTACTATTTCAGAAAAAACAAAATACGCTTTGGTTAGTTCAGTCGAAGTGGATAAAAAATGGAAAAAGCACGCCAAAAGCTGGAGAAATGCGAAGCTTTAAAGATGGAATTTTCGATCTACTAAATTTCAGCATACACAAGCATGAAAGATTTAATGAAAAGTTTGAATATAAAGAAGAAGACATCAACTCAGCTCTGAACAGTCCTGGACTCAAAATCAAAGTCATCATTGCTCATACAGGTTCAAAATTAGCTAGGCATAGCCGAGATGTTCTCGACGATTTAATTGAAGGACTCAATGATGGTGAAGAGATAGCTTCCCTTGAAGAATTTAATCTGGAGAAAGCATTTAAAGCTGTCTACGAGCGAAACAACCCAGAAGACATAGAAGTTCGCTTTAAGCTTTCACATTGGGGAATGATAGTTGAGCCTTACAAAGCATTCTACGGGCAGATCAATGCGGCCGATGTCGGTAAATGGTGGGTGCAACATAAAAACAAACTTTTCGATCAAAATATTCGAGAGTTTCTTGGAGATAGTGATGTTAACGAGGAAATGGCAAAAACCTTAGAAAATGCCCCAGAACTCTTCTGGTACTTTAATAACGGCATCACGGTCTTGTGTCAGGAAATTTCTAAAGTCGGAGCGAAAAAAGATAGACAACGTGGAGAGTTTAATGCTAAAGGAATTAGCATTGTTAATGGCGCTCAGACAATAGGTTGCATCGGAGCGTTGTACCAAGATTCATCGCAAGAGTTAAAAGAGATAATTGAAGATGCAGAAATTTCCATTCGATTTATTTGTTTAGAAAACTGCGAAGAAGATTTTGGAGAAAAAGTTACACGGGCAACTAATACCCAAAATAAAGTAGAAAGCCGAGATTTTGTTGCCTTAGACTCTCAACAAGAAAGGCTGTCTAGAGAATTCAAAACTTGCGGCAAAAAATATCACTACAAGCGAACAGCAGAAACAATTGAAAGAAACGATAAAAATTATGAGCTAGAGGAAGCCACTGTAGCTTTAGCTTGTGCCAGTAGAGATGTCAAGCTAGTGATGACAGCTAAGCAAGAACTAAGCAAGCTTTGGTCAGATCCGTCTCAACCTCCATATACGACCTTATTTAACCATCACGTTCACGCACTGCAACTCTATAGACAGATAGATGTCAAACGAGAAGTTGAGGCGATTATCAAAAATCGGCAAGGCAAAAATAGCAGTAAAACTGAAGATGCTTTATTCAAGCATGGAAAGCTCTTTGTCTTGCACCTAGTCTTCCAAAAAATCCCAAAAGATATTTTTTCCAATGATACAAGTGAAAAAGATTTTTATATTTACAACAAAAATAAGTTACCAGAGTTGATACAAGAAACGATAAAACGGGCTGAGGATTACCTGAAAAAAAATTATAAGCAAGGTCAACTATGGCATTTATTTAGGAATGTAAAAAAACTCAGAGGAATCCAATCTTTTATTTTGAAAAACACGTAG